The following proteins are co-located in the Mesorhizobium australicum WSM2073 genome:
- a CDS encoding lysophospholipid acyltransferase family protein produces the protein MEHDLAKEPAGEAAPTGRGRSRTTKAFWRRIREPLAQSRFVKNAIASLLAQFVRLVRATSPLVAGSARFSGGAYAEFEPGIIALWHGQHLLTPAYYPKRKPLVAMVSRSADAELNALMLEKFGIEAVRGSGGRDNARHLDKGGAKALIALKKSLTSGKNVAMIADIPHGTPRDAGLGIVLLARLSGRPLLPVAIATSRRKVLEKSWDKTTINLPFGRSAVTIGTPIFVAADADDAEMERKRQEITTALNAATAEAYRLVDGPR, from the coding sequence ATGGAGCATGATCTGGCGAAAGAGCCAGCCGGCGAGGCCGCGCCCACGGGCAGGGGCCGCAGCCGTACGACCAAGGCCTTCTGGCGCAGGATTCGCGAACCGCTCGCGCAGTCGCGATTCGTCAAGAACGCCATTGCCAGCCTGCTCGCGCAGTTCGTGCGGCTGGTTCGCGCGACCAGCCCCCTGGTCGCCGGATCGGCGCGCTTTTCGGGCGGCGCCTATGCCGAGTTCGAGCCGGGGATCATTGCTCTGTGGCATGGCCAGCATCTTTTGACGCCGGCCTATTACCCCAAGCGCAAGCCGCTGGTTGCCATGGTGTCGCGTAGCGCCGATGCCGAGCTCAACGCCCTGATGCTGGAGAAATTCGGCATCGAGGCGGTGCGCGGTTCGGGCGGGCGCGACAATGCCAGGCATCTCGACAAGGGCGGGGCCAAGGCGCTCATCGCCCTCAAAAAGTCGCTCACATCAGGCAAGAACGTCGCCATGATCGCAGACATTCCCCATGGTACCCCGCGCGATGCAGGGCTCGGTATCGTTCTCCTGGCTCGCCTCTCCGGCCGGCCGCTGCTGCCCGTCGCCATCGCCACCAGCCGCCGCAAGGTGCTGGAAAAGAGCTGGGACAAGACCACCATCAACCTGCCCTTCGGCCGCTCCGCCGTGACCATCGGCACGCCGATCTTTGTGGCGGCGGATGCCGATGACGCCGAAATGGAACGCAAGCGCCAGGAAATCACCACCGCCCTCAATGCCGCGACCGCCGAGGCCTACCGCCTCGTGGATGGCCCGCGGTGA
- a CDS encoding DUF4170 domain-containing protein yields MAAEDGKKQLLHLVFGGELKKLGGTEFRDLDALDIVGVYPDYQSAHTAWKAKAQASVDNAHMRYFVVHLHRLLDPDSKAAG; encoded by the coding sequence ATGGCCGCGGAAGACGGAAAGAAACAGCTTTTGCATCTGGTGTTCGGCGGCGAACTGAAGAAACTTGGCGGCACCGAGTTCCGCGATCTCGATGCGCTCGACATCGTCGGCGTCTATCCGGACTATCAATCCGCGCACACGGCGTGGAAGGCCAAGGCGCAGGCCAGCGTGGACAATGCCCATATGCGTTATTTCGTCGTTCATCTGCACCGTCTGCTGGATCCCGATAGCAAGGCCGCCGGTTGA
- a CDS encoding 3'(2'),5'-bisphosphate nucleotidase CysQ: MPEHELTTAGADLDLPLLRDAAREAGLIAMRYFGNNPQVWMKGGTSPVSEADHAADAYLRQTLLAARPDYGWLSEETADDPARLSARRTFVVDPIDGTRGFLEGQRAWCVSVAVVENGRTLAGVLECPAMDETYSALPGQGAFRNGKRIAVRKPGDKPEISGLKQLIDLMPAGWQERLQRAPYSPSLAYRLAMIASGTLDGTFVKPNAHDWDIAAADLILREAGGQLLDPHGHAPSYAGEVTRHGALAAGSGELLAVLVDVIAGLDG; encoded by the coding sequence TTGCCGGAGCATGAGCTGACCACCGCCGGTGCCGATCTGGACCTGCCGCTGCTGCGCGACGCCGCCCGCGAGGCGGGTCTCATCGCCATGCGCTACTTCGGCAATAATCCGCAGGTCTGGATGAAGGGCGGCACCTCGCCGGTCAGCGAAGCCGATCATGCCGCCGATGCGTATCTGCGCCAGACGTTGCTTGCGGCACGGCCGGATTATGGCTGGCTGTCGGAAGAGACGGCCGACGACCCGGCGCGGCTTTCGGCGCGCCGCACCTTCGTTGTCGACCCGATCGACGGTACGCGCGGCTTCCTTGAAGGCCAGCGCGCCTGGTGCGTCAGCGTCGCCGTCGTCGAGAATGGCCGCACGCTCGCCGGCGTGCTCGAATGCCCGGCGATGGACGAGACCTATTCCGCGCTGCCAGGCCAGGGCGCATTCCGCAACGGCAAGCGCATTGCGGTGCGCAAGCCAGGCGACAAGCCCGAGATTTCCGGCCTGAAGCAGTTGATCGACCTGATGCCGGCCGGCTGGCAGGAGCGGCTGCAACGGGCGCCCTACAGCCCTTCGCTTGCCTACCGCCTGGCGATGATCGCCAGTGGCACGCTCGACGGCACCTTCGTCAAGCCGAACGCGCATGACTGGGACATCGCCGCCGCAGACCTCATCCTGCGCGAGGCAGGTGGCCAACTGCTCGACCCGCATGGCCACGCGCCGTCCTATGCCGGCGAGGTGACCCGCCACGGTGCGCTCGCGGCCGGCAGCGGCGAACTGCTGGCCGTGCTGGTCGACGTCATAGCCGGGCTGGATGGCTGA
- a CDS encoding TldD/PmbA family protein → MTDKLDAAKLTDRVAALVEAAKRAGADAADAVAVRGRSTAVSVRLGKVENTEASEGDDVSLRVFVGQRVASVSATAASDPKALAERAVAMAKVSPEDPYQGLADPALLARQTRDLDLFDATEVSADQLKEAALAAEAAALAVNGVTNSAGSNASAGLGGLVLATSHGFLGQYVASRFSRSASVIAGEGTGMERDYEFSSRQHFADLDAAEDIGRRAGERAVRRLGARKAATGSVDVVFDPRVARGIAGHIAGAINGASVARKTSFLRDMMGKQVAASAITVTDEPLRRRGQASRPFDGEGVEGEKLLMIEKGVLNHWFLSTSAARELGLVTNGRGTRGGSSVSPSSTNLAIEPGERSPEDLIGSLKSGFYVTEVFGQGVDMLTGEYSRGASGFWIENGALAYPVAEVTIASNLKTMFLNMMPANDLDRNFGTAAPTLLIEGMTLAGA, encoded by the coding sequence ATGACCGACAAGCTCGACGCCGCGAAATTGACGGACCGTGTCGCGGCCCTGGTCGAGGCCGCCAAACGCGCTGGCGCCGATGCCGCGGACGCCGTCGCGGTGCGTGGCCGCTCGACCGCTGTTTCGGTGCGGCTTGGCAAGGTCGAAAACACAGAGGCGTCCGAGGGCGACGACGTTTCGCTGCGGGTGTTCGTCGGCCAGCGTGTGGCCAGTGTATCGGCCACCGCAGCGTCCGACCCGAAGGCCCTTGCCGAGCGCGCCGTCGCCATGGCCAAAGTGTCCCCCGAGGATCCCTACCAGGGTCTTGCCGACCCCGCGCTGCTCGCCAGACAGACGCGCGATCTGGACCTGTTCGATGCAACCGAAGTGTCGGCGGACCAGTTGAAGGAGGCGGCCCTTGCGGCCGAGGCGGCGGCTCTCGCCGTCAACGGCGTAACCAATTCGGCCGGCAGCAATGCCAGCGCCGGGCTGGGCGGGCTGGTTCTGGCCACCTCGCACGGTTTTCTCGGCCAGTATGTCGCCTCGCGCTTTTCGCGCTCGGCCAGCGTGATCGCCGGCGAGGGCACCGGCATGGAACGCGACTACGAATTCTCCTCGCGCCAGCATTTTGCCGATCTCGACGCGGCCGAGGATATCGGCCGCCGGGCCGGCGAACGGGCCGTGCGTCGCCTTGGCGCGCGCAAGGCGGCGACCGGGTCGGTCGACGTGGTGTTCGACCCGCGCGTCGCGCGCGGCATTGCCGGCCATATCGCCGGGGCCATCAACGGCGCTTCCGTCGCGCGAAAAACCTCGTTCCTGCGCGACATGATGGGCAAGCAGGTGGCCGCGTCCGCCATCACCGTCACCGACGAGCCGCTGCGGCGCCGTGGCCAGGCCTCGCGCCCGTTCGATGGCGAAGGCGTCGAGGGCGAGAAACTCCTGATGATCGAAAAGGGCGTCCTCAATCACTGGTTCCTGTCGACATCGGCGGCCCGGGAGCTCGGCCTCGTCACCAACGGGCGCGGCACGCGCGGCGGCTCCTCCGTCTCACCGTCTTCCACCAATCTTGCCATCGAGCCAGGCGAAAGGTCGCCGGAAGACCTGATCGGCTCGCTCAAGAGCGGCTTCTACGTCACCGAAGTGTTTGGCCAGGGCGTAGACATGCTCACCGGCGAATACAGCCGCGGCGCTTCGGGCTTCTGGATCGAAAATGGGGCGCTTGCCTATCCGGTCGCCGAAGTCACCATCGCCTCGAACCTGAAGACGATGTTCCTCAACATGATGCCCGCGAATGACCTTGATCGCAATTTCGGCACCGCCGCCCCGACGCTCCTGATCGAAGGCATGACCCTTGCCGGAGCATGA
- a CDS encoding VOC family protein, with amino-acid sequence MTPFHLAFPVRDLDETRTFYGEVLGCAIGRSSATWVDFDLYGHQMSAHLRPQAARAASDGKVDGILVPIPHFGAVLLMDDWQRLATRLEARDDIDWLERPMVRFKGEPGEQATLFIRDPSGNALEFKGFRSLEQVFAH; translated from the coding sequence ATGACGCCTTTCCATCTTGCCTTTCCAGTCCGTGATCTCGATGAAACCCGAACTTTCTATGGCGAGGTGCTGGGCTGTGCGATCGGCCGCTCGTCGGCGACCTGGGTCGATTTCGACCTCTACGGCCACCAGATGTCGGCGCATTTGCGGCCGCAGGCCGCGCGAGCTGCAAGCGACGGCAAGGTCGACGGCATTTTGGTGCCGATCCCGCATTTCGGCGCTGTGCTCTTGATGGACGACTGGCAGCGCCTGGCGACGCGGCTGGAAGCGCGCGACGACATAGACTGGCTGGAGCGGCCAATGGTCCGCTTCAAGGGCGAGCCCGGCGAACAAGCGACATTGTTTATCCGGGATCCCTCGGGCAATGCCTTGGAATTCAAGGGCTTTCGCTCGCTGGAGCAGGTATTCGCGCATTGA
- the epmA gene encoding EF-P lysine aminoacylase EpmA produces MTAASPWWTPHVHADRRPRLMLRNGMTAALRDWFARNDFIEVETAALQVSPGNEAHLAAFATEAVGPDGARSPLYLHTSPEFACKKLLAAGEQRIFSLGAVYRNRERGPLHHPEFTMLEWYRVGETYESLMRDCADLLALAATRAGATHFSFRGRDCDPFSEPERLTVADAFSRHAGIDLLATVAPDGGTARDALHAALIQAGLRTAPDDSWADLFSRVMVEKIEPNLGLGRATILCEYPVAEAALARPSPRDPRVAERFELYCCGVELANGFGELTDAAEQRRRFVIEMDEKERVYGERYPLDEDFLAALAVMPQASGIALGFDRLVMLATGAQKIEDVIWTPVPAS; encoded by the coding sequence ATGACCGCCGCGTCGCCCTGGTGGACGCCGCATGTCCATGCCGACCGCCGTCCGCGCTTGATGCTGCGCAACGGGATGACGGCTGCCTTGCGCGACTGGTTCGCCCGCAACGACTTCATTGAGGTGGAGACGGCGGCGCTGCAGGTCTCGCCCGGCAACGAGGCGCATCTGGCGGCCTTCGCCACCGAAGCGGTCGGGCCGGATGGCGCCCGCTCGCCGCTTTATCTCCACACCTCGCCGGAATTCGCCTGCAAGAAACTGCTTGCGGCGGGGGAGCAGCGCATTTTCAGCCTGGGGGCCGTCTACCGCAACCGCGAGCGCGGTCCCTTGCATCATCCCGAATTCACCATGCTCGAATGGTATCGGGTGGGCGAGACCTATGAAAGCCTGATGCGCGACTGCGCCGATCTGCTGGCGCTGGCCGCGACACGGGCAGGGGCCACGCACTTCTCTTTCAGGGGCCGCGACTGCGATCCGTTTTCCGAACCGGAGCGGCTGACCGTGGCGGACGCCTTCAGCCGCCACGCCGGGATCGATCTGCTGGCCACGGTCGCGCCCGATGGCGGCACGGCCCGGGACGCGCTGCATGCCGCTCTGATCCAGGCCGGTCTGCGCACCGCGCCTGACGACAGCTGGGCCGATTTGTTCAGCCGCGTGATGGTGGAAAAGATCGAACCCAATCTCGGCCTCGGCCGCGCGACCATTCTTTGCGAGTACCCGGTCGCCGAGGCGGCACTGGCGCGGCCGAGCCCGAGGGATCCGCGCGTCGCCGAACGCTTCGAGCTCTATTGCTGCGGCGTCGAGCTCGCCAACGGCTTTGGCGAACTGACCGACGCGGCCGAGCAACGCCGGCGCTTCGTCATCGAGATGGACGAGAAAGAGCGCGTTTATGGTGAGCGCTACCCGCTGGACGAGGACTTCCTCGCCGCGTTGGCCGTCATGCCGCAGGCCAGCGGCATCGCGCTCGGCTTCGATCGGCTGGTGATGCTGGCGACCGGCGCGCAGAAGATCGAGGACGTGATCTGGACTCCGGTCCCGGCATCTTGA
- the efp gene encoding elongation factor P — protein MVKVIASSLRKGNVVDKDGKLYVILFAENIHPGKGTPVTQLDMRRIGDGVKVSERYRTTEQVERAYVEEREHTFLYADGEGYHFMNPETYDQVAVSEAVVGDAAPYLKEGMPVQVSQFNGIAIALVLPQRATFEVVETEPTTKGQTASSSYKPAVLSNGVRTTVPPHIAPGTRVVVMTADGSYVERAKD, from the coding sequence GTGGTGAAAGTCATCGCCAGTTCGCTCCGCAAAGGCAATGTCGTCGACAAGGACGGCAAGCTTTATGTGATCCTCTTCGCCGAAAACATCCACCCCGGCAAGGGCACGCCCGTGACGCAGCTCGATATGCGCCGCATCGGCGACGGGGTGAAGGTGTCGGAGCGCTACCGCACCACCGAACAGGTGGAGCGCGCCTATGTCGAGGAGCGCGAGCACACCTTCCTTTACGCCGATGGCGAAGGCTATCACTTCATGAACCCGGAAACCTACGACCAGGTGGCGGTGTCTGAAGCCGTGGTCGGCGACGCGGCGCCCTATCTGAAGGAGGGCATGCCGGTGCAGGTGTCACAGTTCAACGGCATCGCGATCGCCCTGGTGCTGCCGCAGCGTGCCACCTTCGAAGTGGTCGAGACCGAGCCGACGACCAAGGGCCAGACGGCATCGTCTTCCTACAAGCCGGCCGTGCTTTCCAATGGCGTGCGCACCACCGTGCCGCCGCACATCGCGCCTGGCACCCGCGTCGTGGTGATGACTGCGGACGGATCCTATGTGGAGCGGGCGAAGGACTGA
- a CDS encoding patatin-like phospholipase family protein yields MSPTFGIAFGGGGARGLAHIHVIEALDELGIKPVAIAGSSIGAIMGAGMASGMTGKDIHDYARSILGRRAEVASRMWRARPGTIAEAMQNGIRVSQFNVERILKAFLPEAIPETFAGLKIPLKVTATDYFGHKLAVFDDGDLHSALAASAAIPAVFRPVTRDGRLLIDGGIYNPVPFDLIEKDADIIIGVDVVGAPEEADRKQPTSVDLMFGATQLMMQSIIANKLKQCQPDILVRPAVSKYRVLDFLKIEALMSETVEIKDRLKREVEVAIERRSAKVEAKRTRTPARS; encoded by the coding sequence ATGAGCCCCACTTTCGGCATAGCGTTCGGCGGTGGCGGCGCGCGCGGTCTGGCGCATATCCATGTCATCGAGGCGCTGGACGAGCTCGGCATCAAGCCGGTGGCGATAGCCGGCTCGTCGATCGGCGCCATAATGGGCGCCGGCATGGCCTCGGGCATGACCGGCAAGGATATCCACGACTATGCTCGCTCGATCCTCGGCCGCCGCGCCGAGGTGGCGAGCCGTATGTGGCGGGCGCGGCCGGGCACGATCGCGGAAGCTATGCAAAATGGCATCCGCGTCAGCCAGTTCAATGTCGAGCGCATCCTGAAGGCGTTTCTGCCCGAGGCTATTCCCGAAACCTTCGCCGGATTGAAAATCCCGCTGAAGGTGACGGCAACCGACTATTTCGGCCACAAGCTCGCCGTGTTCGACGATGGCGACCTGCATTCCGCCCTTGCTGCCTCTGCCGCCATTCCTGCCGTCTTCCGTCCGGTGACGCGCGACGGCAGGCTGCTGATCGACGGCGGCATCTACAACCCTGTGCCCTTCGACCTGATCGAGAAGGATGCCGATATCATCATCGGCGTCGACGTGGTCGGCGCGCCGGAAGAGGCCGACCGCAAGCAGCCGACCTCCGTCGACCTGATGTTCGGCGCCACGCAATTGATGATGCAGTCGATCATCGCCAACAAGCTGAAACAGTGCCAGCCTGACATACTGGTCCGCCCAGCGGTATCGAAATACCGCGTCCTCGATTTCCTGAAGATCGAGGCCCTGATGAGCGAGACGGTTGAAATCAAGGATCGGCTGAAGCGGGAGGTGGAGGTCGCAATTGAACGGCGTTCCGCCAAGGTCGAAGCAAAAAGGACAAGAACACCAGCCAGGTCGTGA
- a CDS encoding M16 family metallopeptidase, whose translation MTNQFSGALTSPRQAPPSPLVREGKALHALATFFLSVLFLVLPALAARAMEIQSVTSSKDVTAWLVEDYSVPVVAVRFVFGGGSTQDPVGKEGLANLMTGLFDEGAGPLDSEAFQIKLDDAGAEMSFDETRDGIYGSMRMLAEQRDEAFDLLRLAVNEPRFDQAPIDRIRAQVLSGIIANENDPDTVAQNRWARAVYGDHPYSRSDQGTRQSIAAVTQADLEALHKAVFARGGLHVAVVGAIDPETLKKKLDMVFGDLPRDQALAPVADIEPKLAQHIEVNYDLPQTSLQLAWPGVKRKATDFFPAVLMNEILGGGTFTSRLFQEVREKRGLAYSVNSSLVNQDHANALIVTTGTRSDRAAETLAIVRDVAKRLAEDGPTEAELAATKKYLIGAYAISNLDSSSSIAATLVELQIDDLGIDYMQRRAGYINAVTIDQVKAAAKKLLTAEPTIMVVGPPLAGAGKG comes from the coding sequence ATGACGAACCAGTTTAGCGGCGCGTTGACGTCGCCCCGCCAGGCTCCCCCTTCTCCCCTCGTGCGAGAAGGGAAGGCCCTCCACGCCCTCGCAACCTTCTTCCTCTCCGTCCTCTTCCTGGTTCTGCCGGCACTTGCCGCCCGCGCCATGGAGATCCAGTCCGTTACCTCCTCGAAAGACGTCACGGCCTGGCTGGTCGAGGACTATTCCGTGCCGGTGGTCGCCGTCCGCTTCGTCTTCGGCGGCGGCTCGACGCAAGATCCGGTGGGGAAGGAAGGTCTCGCCAACCTGATGACCGGCCTGTTCGACGAGGGTGCCGGCCCGCTCGACTCGGAAGCCTTCCAGATCAAGCTCGACGATGCCGGGGCGGAAATGAGCTTCGACGAGACCCGCGATGGCATCTACGGTTCCATGCGCATGCTGGCCGAACAGCGCGACGAAGCCTTCGACCTGTTGCGTCTGGCGGTCAATGAGCCGCGCTTCGACCAGGCGCCGATCGACCGCATCCGCGCGCAGGTCCTGTCCGGCATCATCGCCAACGAGAACGATCCCGACACGGTGGCGCAGAACCGGTGGGCGCGCGCCGTCTATGGCGACCACCCTTATTCGCGTTCCGACCAGGGCACCAGGCAGAGCATCGCCGCCGTCACGCAGGCCGATCTCGAGGCCCTGCACAAGGCGGTGTTCGCGCGCGGCGGCTTGCATGTCGCCGTGGTCGGGGCCATCGACCCCGAGACCCTGAAGAAGAAGCTCGACATGGTGTTCGGCGACTTGCCGCGGGACCAGGCGCTCGCTCCTGTAGCCGATATCGAGCCCAAGCTGGCGCAGCATATCGAGGTCAATTACGACCTGCCGCAGACATCGCTGCAGCTCGCCTGGCCGGGCGTGAAGCGCAAGGCGACGGATTTCTTCCCGGCGGTGCTGATGAATGAGATCCTCGGCGGTGGAACTTTCACCTCGCGCCTGTTCCAGGAGGTCCGCGAAAAGCGCGGGCTCGCCTACAGCGTCAATTCCTCCCTGGTCAACCAGGACCATGCCAATGCGCTGATCGTCACCACTGGGACGCGCTCCGATCGCGCGGCCGAGACGCTCGCTATCGTGCGCGACGTCGCCAAGCGCCTGGCCGAGGATGGCCCGACTGAGGCCGAACTGGCGGCGACCAAGAAATATCTGATCGGCGCCTATGCGATCAGCAATCTGGATTCGTCGAGTTCCATCGCCGCCACGCTTGTCGAGCTGCAGATCGACGATCTCGGCATCGACTACATGCAGCGCCGGGCAGGCTATATCAACGCGGTGACGATCGATCAGGTCAAGGCGGCGGCGAAGAAGCTGCTGACGGCGGAGCCGACCATCATGGTGGTCGGGCCGCCGCTGGCGGGAGCCGGCAAGGGATGA
- a CDS encoding M16 family metallopeptidase encodes MTSRTEWLRATLLATSLALFMTAPVLADGPVLPSTVPAEFKVTDFLLDNGMEVVVIPDHRAPIVTHMVWYKIGSADEPPGKSGIAHFFEHLMFKATAHHAAGEFDRAVSDIGGSNNAFTSYDYTAFHETVAPSALELMMSFEADRMRNLILTDDVIKTERDVILEERRSRIDNNPQAVLDEEVDATLWQNQPYRIPVIGWMQEMEQLNRTDAVAFYNKYYRPNNVVLIVTGDVEPDTVKALAEKTYGKVARGPDLPPRVRPVEPEQNTRRTVTLSDARVSVPSFSTQWVVPSYHTAKPGEAEALDLLAEILGGGNRSRLYQALVVKQGIASGAGAYFQGTMLDDTNFTVYGAPRGDAKLADVEAAVDAEVARIASDGVTPDELEKAKDRYVRSMIFARDKQDSMANIYGSTLATGGNVQDVQQWPDRIRKVTTDEVKAVAARYLVLARSTTGYLLPQQQAGN; translated from the coding sequence ATGACATCAAGGACTGAATGGCTTCGGGCCACGCTGCTGGCGACGTCGCTGGCATTGTTCATGACCGCCCCCGTCCTGGCGGACGGCCCCGTATTGCCAAGCACAGTGCCGGCCGAGTTCAAGGTCACGGACTTCCTGCTCGACAACGGCATGGAAGTGGTCGTCATTCCCGATCACCGCGCGCCGATCGTCACCCACATGGTCTGGTACAAGATCGGCAGCGCCGACGAGCCGCCGGGCAAATCCGGCATCGCCCATTTCTTCGAGCATCTGATGTTCAAGGCCACGGCCCACCACGCGGCCGGCGAGTTCGACCGCGCCGTCTCCGACATTGGCGGCTCCAACAACGCCTTCACCTCCTACGACTACACCGCTTTCCACGAGACGGTGGCACCGTCGGCGCTCGAGCTGATGATGAGCTTCGAAGCCGACCGCATGCGCAACCTCATCCTCACCGATGACGTCATCAAGACCGAGCGCGATGTCATCCTGGAGGAGCGCCGCTCGCGCATCGACAACAATCCGCAGGCCGTGCTCGACGAAGAGGTCGATGCCACGCTATGGCAGAACCAGCCCTATCGCATCCCGGTCATCGGCTGGATGCAGGAGATGGAGCAGCTGAACCGCACCGACGCGGTGGCGTTCTACAACAAATACTACCGGCCCAACAACGTCGTGCTGATCGTGACCGGCGATGTCGAACCGGACACGGTGAAGGCGCTGGCCGAAAAGACCTATGGCAAGGTGGCCCGCGGGCCGGACCTGCCGCCGCGCGTCCGTCCGGTCGAGCCGGAGCAGAACACCAGGCGCACGGTCACGCTCTCCGACGCTCGCGTCAGCGTGCCGAGTTTCTCGACACAATGGGTCGTGCCCTCCTATCACACTGCGAAGCCCGGCGAGGCCGAAGCGCTCGATCTGCTGGCCGAGATCCTCGGCGGCGGCAACCGCAGCCGGCTTTACCAGGCCCTTGTCGTCAAGCAGGGCATTGCTTCCGGCGCCGGTGCGTACTTCCAGGGCACCATGCTCGACGACACCAATTTCACCGTCTACGGCGCGCCGCGCGGTGACGCCAAGCTGGCCGACGTCGAAGCCGCGGTCGATGCGGAAGTGGCGCGCATCGCCAGCGACGGCGTCACCCCGGACGAGCTCGAAAAAGCCAAGGACCGCTATGTCAGGTCGATGATCTTTGCTCGCGACAAGCAGGATTCCATGGCCAACATCTATGGCTCGACGCTTGCCACCGGCGGCAACGTCCAGGATGTGCAGCAATGGCCGGACCGCATCCGCAAGGTCACCACCGACGAGGTCAAGGCCGTTGCCGCGCGCTATCTGGTATTGGCCCGCTCGACGACCGGCTATCTCTTGCCGCAGCAACAGGCGGGGAATTGA
- the rsmD gene encoding 16S rRNA (guanine(966)-N(2))-methyltransferase RsmD → MRIVGGEFRGRPLATPRSSAIRPTTDRTREAVFNVLAHRFAGQLDGARVLDLFAGTGALGLEALSRGASYGVFIEESAEGRGLIRDNVEAFGLTGRTKIFRRDATGLGEAGTLAPFGLVFADPPYGKGLGELALRSAQAGGWLRPGALCVVEETAVVPFEPGPGFSVLDERNYGETVIRFIEAA, encoded by the coding sequence ATGAGAATCGTCGGCGGTGAGTTTCGCGGGCGTCCGCTGGCGACGCCCCGCAGCAGCGCCATCCGCCCGACGACCGATCGCACCCGCGAGGCCGTCTTCAACGTTCTGGCGCATCGCTTTGCCGGGCAACTGGACGGCGCGCGCGTGCTCGACCTGTTCGCTGGCACCGGCGCGCTTGGCCTGGAAGCCCTGTCGCGCGGGGCATCCTATGGCGTCTTCATCGAGGAATCGGCCGAGGGCCGTGGTCTGATCCGCGACAATGTCGAAGCCTTCGGCCTGACCGGACGCACCAAGATCTTCCGCCGCGACGCAACCGGCCTTGGCGAGGCGGGCACGCTGGCGCCGTTCGGCCTGGTCTTTGCCGATCCGCCCTATGGCAAGGGCCTTGGCGAGCTAGCCCTGCGGTCGGCCCAGGCCGGCGGCTGGCTGCGGCCAGGCGCACTCTGTGTGGTCGAGGAGACGGCGGTGGTTCCCTTCGAGCCAGGCCCGGGCTTTTCCGTGCTTGATGAGCGCAACTATGGCGAGACCGTGATCCGCTTCATCGAAGCTGCCTGA